The genomic interval AACGTAATTACCGTTTAGTTTACAAGCATGGATGGTAATTAGCACAGATCATCATACACCAAATGCATGTAAAACCAGAACGTACTGGCACAATTATCTAACTATATCTAGTTATATCATGTTCGTCTCATCGGATCATAGGATTTTTGATGAAACAATTTATCGTCTTACCTGACCCACTTCTGCGTTCAATCAGTAAATCACTTTTGTTtacttaatatgaaaaactgaaagaaacaaaatagtttaaagctgcactcctactcccaaataagattgaccacaattaataatattgttttaatattccaaaaagaataaataaatgtcgaaactAAAAGTTCTTAtcaaggataccaagtttaatttgaaagaatttaacacaaaacacggtttttctaccttatgggactagtagattacagtaaatcttttagcattcaacgatcatttaatatttttgcgctttctgcttataaatatacggttacactcttgttatcagtaatatatattttttattaatgcatttttagtaagtagttaaatgttCATCATAAACACAGagttatttgaattatttcagATGCAGCAGCGGTCACGGATTGGACTTTTACTGATGCTGCCAGTGCCAGTGCCACAAATGGTGGCACTGCTCCCATGGGATCTACGTCACTTTCAATTTCTGAAGCTACAGCTCAAGGTGGAACCTTGTTTACCGCCGTGGCGACGCAAACTGGAACAATTACGTATTCGTTCGTCGCAGCGGACGGAAACCCGAGTAGCATTGCAAGTGCCACGATCACTAACGGCGTAGTAACGCTTGCTAGCGCTCTTGACTATGAAACAACTAAATCATACGTATTCAAGATCGCGTAAGTGAATAACATAATCTGAtttgacaatataattaatCAATTGCACCGCTCTGCTGATGGAACAACTATGAACGGAATAGATTAGTATGGTCTCACACGAGGAAATAAAAGTTCAAAAGgataaatttcattatattccggacggtataattattaaaatgcaGTACAAAACGTGTGTTTGGTAAAAAGTGgcataaataacataaaacggCCAGCTAGCCCAACATGTCGACAGATATgcgactgaccaatcagcggAATGAATAGAACGCGGCTTATCAGTCACCGGTTGCTAGATAAACTAAGTGAAGCAACTGCAGAACATTACaaaatgtatctaaataaataagATCATCGAAATACTGACAAATTCTCTAAACATTGAgctatttatgcattttttgttatttccttGATACCAAAGCtacctttaaagggactgtgtcacagattgtcaccaaaaaaaaataatttctgtaTCGAATCTCatgacaattatctaatagaatgtgtttcgctttgatatcataattgtaaaaaaggaccaaaatgtaaaacaaaaatgtgtcggagaccgggttcgaacacgcgtcgccaaaattgaagtccagggttttactcactgagctacaaaggcttattctaacataattaagctatacacctacctcggtaatatcacgtgataacaccgactagctaatcacgcataaggaatgaattctacctggtagacatacccagtaaaactttttaattgaaaaatacgaaataacttatttatgtcagttttcgacaattttctcttttattcgctattttatcatacgtgagacagtccctttaataagaATGAGTAAACCTTCTAAATATACAAGTCGTTTGATTTATCCGCGAGTATACGAACGTAGTCTTGTCGATGTCCTTAAAATATGAATTGtcattacttttaaacattatcatagacacgatacttataatatttaaaaaagttgtctcTTTCTTGTGCGTAATTTGTTGAACCCGAAGCATATGCAGTAGCTATTAAGTTTGTTTAGATACACATGTAGTTTAATAAGTTTACAGTATATTCTTAGGAAACATAAAGGTAATCCTATCAATAATAAGAAGTCGTTGAACTCGTGTAACACAAATCATTCTGACTTGAGAAAAGTAGAAACACAGCGACACCCATAGAAATGTGTATTCCTAATTTGATCTCGAAGAAAGAGAATGTTTTCTATTGCAACATTGTTCCGTTGTTATTTAATGCTACATATAATTGCTCTTTGCACCATAACGTATTACTGTTGAGATACAAATATAAGGATAGTAAACATATAAAGGATTTACTCATTCAAAGTAGTAATGTTTATATAGTTCACAGAGAtcatcttaaagctgcattctcacagatttaacgtttttacatatttgttattttttgtctttgatagagcatttttttgcgtaaatatctgcaaaccaatgttaaaagattgctgacaaaagatcagagcgcagatttgcatattatcgttccaaaattaatgttttatggcttaaaccgttactaacgatttaaaaaattgcataaaacatgatatttttaacttatatataaatatatgcgatctaaaaataaaaaaaagttgttaaaacgttcaaagAGTACAGCTTTGagcattaattttaaattgaatgaaacaCGGTCTTGACAATTTATCGTACTTGGATATATTCAAATTTCTCAGTAAGATATCATGAACTTTTCTGTATTATCaagttaataatttattttgattcataaCATTCGTATGGCGTATAActgttttcatttgatttttatatattttaatgcatgaaaaatcattttccttGTCAATGCTTTCGgtgaaatgaaatgttatcgACCTAGGTTGTATAGTTTATACGTATTAAGAAATGAATCATCATGTGTAAGAATTCAAAAGTCAAAAGCTAGGTTTGAGTGTgagataaatatttgttttaaaagcttttctcataattaaaacaaagcatAAAAGCATGCGTTAATTTACCtttatatgattttgaaaaGTGTTGTTTGtagttgttttctttgttttgcatGACATAAtgacaattttacatttttcagcGCTACCGATGGCACTGACTCAGGAACTGCCACTGTCACATTGAGTATCACGGACGCCGTGGACATCACAGAAACAGGATTTTGTCTATCCGCAAGTTCGTACGCAGCTGGTATGTAAAACATTCCTATTTTCAGCAATTATGATTGTTCTGTTTTAACTTCGAAATTAACCTgatcaaattatttgaaaaaaagaagatttatttaaaaaatcaatgtttatctTCATTGTTTTCCTAAGACGGGTAAAGAACCCTTAAATGTACTTATCTGTAGTTCAGccataaaataacttcatttaCATCACTAATTAGTGACACATGTCttcaatgttatattatataatattctaTGCATCAAATAACGGTTTAAAAATAGAAAGGCCATATTCAGCGCATTTCATCTCAATGACAAATCTTGCAGCGCCATCTTTAAAGCAATTTTAACTATCTATACACATTAAATTCAATAACGAAACCTGATTTAACGTGTTTTACtgacttttaaaatatacacatgtgcaaaatttgaatacaaattatttacCTGCAAAAGGAGGAAGTCTCAGGTTAAGATAACTCATTCTGTTTGTATTCAAACCATAATGTT from Mya arenaria isolate MELC-2E11 chromosome 7, ASM2691426v1 carries:
- the LOC128240645 gene encoding protocadherin Fat 4-like; its protein translation is MDFRGLIACAIIALCLIKQSDAAAVTDWTFTDAASASATNGGTAPMGSTSLSISEATAQGGTLFTAVATQTGTITYSFVAADGNPSSIASATITNGVVTLASALDYETTKSYVFKIAATDGTDSGTATVTLSITDAVDITETGFCLSASSYAAGSSIGTLKTDQSSATFATLAGTDAAKFAVATTGEITVATGQTVDVATKTYYIFTIIGSTTTTGVTASLATNIHVVMQCSSSAAGQVVALISMLAVSVATLLFF